The following coding sequences lie in one Deinococcus malanensis genomic window:
- a CDS encoding response regulator transcription factor — protein sequence MKTILIVEDNAGVRDMVREYLQEHGYHVRVASNGHEGLLEARHHRPDLVLLDMMMPGMDGLEFLRRFRATEQTPVIFLTARDAELDKVLGLELGADDYVTKPFSMAELLARVRAHLRRGSDTSAPTFVRAGGLELDAMSRTFQVQGSRVELTRSEFELMAAFLRAPGRVFSRLELLEQLQEEALGAERTIDVHVRNLRAKIEQEPGKPRFIETVFGMGYRLNPDLTP from the coding sequence ATGAAGACCATCCTGATCGTGGAAGACAACGCTGGGGTCCGGGACATGGTCCGCGAGTACCTCCAGGAGCACGGGTACCACGTCCGGGTGGCGTCCAACGGCCACGAGGGCCTGCTGGAAGCACGTCATCACCGGCCGGACCTGGTGCTGCTGGACATGATGATGCCCGGCATGGACGGCCTGGAATTCCTGCGTCGTTTCCGGGCGACCGAGCAGACGCCCGTCATCTTTCTGACTGCCCGTGACGCTGAACTCGACAAGGTGCTGGGCCTGGAACTCGGCGCGGACGATTACGTAACCAAGCCGTTCTCGATGGCGGAACTCCTCGCCCGCGTCCGGGCGCACCTCCGCCGGGGCAGCGACACGTCGGCACCGACGTTCGTCCGTGCGGGAGGGCTGGAGCTGGACGCGATGTCCAGGACCTTCCAGGTGCAGGGCAGCCGGGTTGAACTGACGCGCTCGGAATTCGAATTGATGGCCGCGTTCCTCCGCGCACCTGGACGGGTCTTTTCCCGGCTGGAACTGCTCGAGCAACTCCAGGAAGAAGCCCTGGGGGCTGAACGGACCATCGACGTGCACGTGCGCAACCTGCGCGCCAAAATCGAACAGGAGCCCGGGAAGCCCAGGTTCATCGAGACCGTGTTCGGTATGGGATACCGCCTGAATCCAGACCTCACGCCATGA
- a CDS encoding SMP-30/gluconolactonase/LRE family protein codes for MRLALLSLTATALFACAGSPPPAGPITSYTLPGQTVYPEGITYNDAIKSFFVSSTSDGTIFRGNLDNPTAEVFLPPNPTERPTAIGLNTDNTGKLFIAGGRTGRMFVYDLNTKALQRAYTTPATPQGGTFINDVAIAGDFAYFTDSVRPTIFRIPRTATASSEAEAWLDVSTTIPYGTAPGQFNLNGITATSDGRYLLTVQSYNGKLFRIGVTDKSVVEIRVNGPLVNGDGLYLDGQTLYVVRNADKVITPVRLNPDYTVGSIGTPFSHPSFRFPTTLAKANGRLLVVNSQFNARSTPGASPELPFTVSSIAIPTQ; via the coding sequence ATGCGACTTGCCCTGCTGAGCTTGACGGCCACCGCCCTGTTCGCTTGCGCGGGTAGCCCGCCACCGGCTGGGCCCATCACCAGTTACACCCTGCCTGGCCAGACCGTTTATCCCGAAGGCATCACTTACAACGACGCCATCAAATCCTTCTTCGTGAGCAGCACCAGCGACGGCACCATCTTCCGAGGCAACCTCGACAACCCAACCGCAGAAGTGTTCCTGCCGCCCAACCCGACGGAACGCCCGACAGCCATCGGCTTGAACACGGACAACACCGGGAAGTTGTTCATCGCGGGTGGACGGACCGGCAGGATGTTCGTGTACGACCTGAACACCAAAGCCTTGCAACGCGCGTACACGACGCCCGCCACCCCTCAGGGGGGAACCTTCATCAACGATGTGGCCATCGCTGGGGACTTCGCGTACTTCACCGACTCGGTTCGTCCCACGATCTTCCGCATTCCCCGCACGGCGACTGCCAGCAGTGAAGCGGAAGCGTGGCTGGACGTGAGCACCACCATTCCTTACGGCACGGCCCCGGGACAGTTCAATCTCAACGGGATCACCGCTACGTCTGACGGGCGGTACCTGCTGACCGTGCAGTCGTACAACGGCAAGCTCTTCCGCATCGGTGTGACCGACAAATCGGTCGTCGAGATTCGCGTCAACGGTCCACTCGTGAACGGGGATGGCCTGTACCTGGACGGGCAAACATTGTACGTGGTGCGCAATGCAGACAAAGTCATCACTCCGGTCCGCCTCAACCCGGATTACACCGTGGGATCCATAGGCACTCCGTTCTCTCACCCGAGCTTCCGGTTCCCGACCACCCTCGCCAAAGCGAACGGTCGGCTGCTGGTCGTGAACTCGCAGTTCAACGCGCGGTCCACGCCCGGGGCGAGCCCTGAGCTGCCATTCACTGTCTCGAGCATCGCAATTCCAACCCAGTAA
- the yqeK gene encoding bis(5'-nucleosyl)-tetraphosphatase (symmetrical) YqeK encodes MRSRFPTTENLATDVDWVLAAYGREVIREHVPRVTQRAEELALRFSVDVQAARTAALLHDIGGIFRRDEMLALCKALELPIEPEEERVPLLLHAKLSVVLAREWQGVHAPEVLQAIRYHTTLHGQATALDQVVFLADKLEWDQGGEPPYAQALRASLEEGLEA; translated from the coding sequence ATGCGGTCTCGCTTCCCAACGACAGAAAATCTTGCGACCGATGTGGACTGGGTTCTGGCCGCCTATGGGCGTGAGGTCATCCGGGAGCATGTGCCCCGCGTGACCCAGCGGGCCGAGGAGCTCGCCCTTCGGTTCAGTGTGGATGTGCAAGCGGCCAGAACAGCGGCGCTACTTCATGACATCGGGGGCATCTTTCGGCGTGACGAAATGCTGGCGCTCTGTAAGGCGCTGGAGTTGCCGATTGAACCGGAGGAGGAGCGTGTTCCATTGTTGCTCCACGCGAAGCTGAGCGTGGTCCTTGCGCGGGAATGGCAGGGCGTCCACGCCCCGGAAGTCCTACAGGCGATCCGCTACCACACGACGTTGCATGGACAGGCCACCGCTTTAGATCAGGTGGTGTTTCTGGCCGACAAACTGGAATGGGATCAGGGGGGAGAGCCACCTTACGCCCAGGCCTTACGCGCGTCACTGGAAGAGGGGTTGGAAGCGTGA
- a CDS encoding sensor histidine kinase produces the protein MKRPYWRTLAWRLTLAFVLVSAAALGTVGFISSAYTRSEFNALLGAQAQESLTAQVQSYVESNGTVSGFRPAEGPPRPGNRERGGDRGGSPPRPSGVSRSSWLVLDAQRQAVFSTPNIRQGTRVAQPEGTRVMVGDRVVAHLIPSGIRARPDRRSEEFLTRTARAIGWSMLAATALAVLMGLLVSRTLLRPLSELRRGIRALQRGEAPTAPATVRKDEFGEVLHAFGEMHQDVVRSQQARRQLTADIAHDLNTPLAVISGTLEAILDGTFKPTPERLKRLHQETQHVSQLVNDLRFLSLADAGELHMNRRPTEVEAVIRGAVTNFEEVARQQGVTLETQLEVPGTKAPLDVVRITQVLQNLLSNALTHTPPGGRVIVTAGHGPQGLAISVEDTGSGVSPKHLPHVFDRLYRGDQARSTVGSGLGLSICKSIVEAHGGTIGMTSVVGHGTTVSFSLPLPATPT, from the coding sequence ATGAAACGGCCGTACTGGCGCACGCTGGCGTGGCGGCTGACCCTGGCGTTCGTACTGGTCAGCGCCGCCGCGCTGGGCACGGTGGGGTTCATCTCCTCGGCGTACACGCGGTCGGAGTTCAATGCGCTGCTGGGCGCGCAGGCACAGGAAAGCCTGACGGCGCAGGTTCAAAGCTACGTTGAGTCGAACGGGACTGTGAGTGGCTTCCGGCCGGCGGAAGGGCCCCCACGGCCAGGGAATCGGGAGAGGGGTGGTGACCGGGGTGGGTCTCCTCCACGTCCTTCAGGCGTGTCCCGCAGTTCCTGGCTGGTGCTGGACGCGCAGCGACAGGCTGTGTTTTCGACGCCGAACATTCGCCAGGGCACCCGGGTGGCCCAACCAGAAGGCACCCGGGTGATGGTCGGAGACAGGGTCGTGGCTCACCTGATTCCTTCCGGGATACGGGCCAGACCTGACCGGCGCAGTGAGGAGTTTCTGACCCGGACCGCCCGGGCAATCGGCTGGTCGATGCTCGCCGCGACGGCGCTGGCCGTCCTGATGGGCCTCCTGGTGTCCAGAACCCTGCTCCGGCCCCTGAGTGAACTGCGCCGGGGTATTCGCGCGCTCCAGCGTGGCGAGGCACCCACAGCACCTGCCACCGTTCGGAAAGATGAATTCGGTGAGGTGCTGCATGCCTTTGGGGAGATGCACCAGGACGTGGTCCGGAGCCAGCAGGCTCGTCGGCAGCTCACCGCCGACATTGCGCATGACCTCAACACGCCCCTGGCGGTCATTTCCGGAACCCTGGAGGCAATCCTGGACGGCACCTTTAAGCCGACCCCGGAACGCCTGAAACGCCTGCATCAGGAGACCCAGCATGTCTCTCAATTGGTCAATGACCTGCGGTTCCTGTCCCTGGCGGACGCCGGAGAACTTCACATGAACCGCAGGCCCACCGAGGTCGAGGCGGTTATCCGGGGTGCCGTAACGAACTTTGAGGAGGTGGCCCGGCAGCAGGGCGTGACGCTTGAAACGCAGCTGGAGGTTCCTGGGACGAAAGCTCCCCTGGATGTGGTCCGCATCACGCAGGTGCTTCAGAACCTGCTGAGTAACGCCCTGACCCACACGCCTCCGGGGGGACGGGTGATCGTCACTGCCGGGCACGGCCCTCAAGGCCTCGCCATCAGCGTCGAAGACACTGGGAGCGGCGTCTCCCCGAAGCATCTGCCACACGTATTTGACCGTCTTTACCGGGGTGATCAGGCGCGATCTACAGTCGGAAGCGGTCTGGGATTGAGCATCTGCAAGTCGATCGTGGAGGCCCACGGAGGCACCATCGGGATGACCAGCGTGGTCGGCCACGGCACCACCGTGTCCTTCAGCCTGCCCCTGCCGGCCACCCCGACCTGA
- a CDS encoding S1C family serine protease translates to MNAIQLAAPRGLMLTLTLLLSAGSAQTASPSTPGSTAAQGARPAPAKALSTAETIELRALFQKLRPATLRLEHCPPTNCTNPGGVGTGFLIGDGYALTAYHVVQGAKTLSAQTLDKKRYSVEVIGYEEQSDIALLKVNVPAGTPFLPLAAAAPAVGDALLGIGNGGGTFLTSKTGRLTGLNADAGRADFPAGTLQMNAPLVPGDSGGPVVNAKGEVVGVVSYIRVARDGNPASFAVPVTQSDARVADFRNGAKRAAPVIGIALANELSQASALPAELFTRFSEFFKLDLGSTPGAFFTNVYPNTPAAQAGLQPLKYDTAGKRLSGDIVTAVNGQRINNFSEFQYAVRRYKPGDSVTLTVLRGGKEIQVKLTLAPSTQING, encoded by the coding sequence ATGAATGCCATTCAACTGGCCGCCCCGCGCGGCCTGATGCTCACGCTGACGCTGCTGCTCAGCGCAGGCTCAGCCCAGACGGCTTCACCTTCCACCCCAGGGTCCACCGCCGCTCAGGGTGCCCGTCCTGCCCCAGCGAAGGCACTCAGTACAGCCGAGACGATCGAGCTGCGCGCCCTGTTTCAGAAGCTGCGGCCGGCCACCCTGCGCCTGGAACACTGTCCACCCACCAACTGCACCAATCCAGGCGGCGTGGGCACCGGATTCCTGATCGGTGATGGTTACGCTCTGACCGCCTACCACGTGGTCCAGGGAGCGAAGACCCTCAGCGCGCAAACACTGGACAAGAAACGCTACAGCGTTGAAGTGATCGGCTACGAAGAGCAGTCAGACATCGCCCTGCTGAAGGTCAACGTGCCCGCAGGAACGCCCTTCCTGCCGCTCGCCGCGGCTGCTCCCGCCGTTGGTGACGCCCTGCTCGGGATCGGCAATGGTGGCGGCACCTTCCTGACCTCCAAGACGGGTCGCCTGACCGGCTTGAACGCCGATGCAGGCCGCGCTGACTTTCCGGCCGGCACCCTCCAGATGAACGCCCCACTGGTGCCAGGGGATAGCGGCGGCCCCGTCGTTAATGCGAAGGGCGAGGTTGTGGGCGTGGTGAGCTACATCCGCGTCGCACGGGACGGGAATCCCGCGTCCTTCGCGGTGCCCGTGACGCAAAGTGACGCCCGGGTTGCGGACTTCCGCAACGGGGCCAAGCGCGCCGCGCCCGTGATTGGTATTGCCCTGGCGAACGAGCTCAGCCAGGCCAGCGCGCTGCCGGCGGAGCTGTTCACACGGTTCAGCGAGTTCTTCAAGCTGGACCTGGGGAGCACGCCTGGCGCTTTTTTCACCAATGTGTATCCCAACACGCCTGCCGCCCAGGCTGGCTTGCAGCCCCTGAAGTACGACACGGCGGGCAAGCGGCTCTCCGGCGACATCGTGACGGCCGTCAACGGCCAGCGCATCAATAACTTCTCTGAGTTCCAGTACGCGGTGCGCCGCTATAAGCCCGGGGACAGCGTGACCCTGACGGTGCTGCGCGGCGGGAAGGAGATTCAGGTGAAGTTGACGCTCGCGCCCAGCACGCAAATTAACGGCTGA